The Quatrionicoccus australiensis nucleotide sequence GTGTTCTACGCCTTCCCCTCTGTGCTGCTCGCCGTGGCGATTTCCGGCGCGCTCGGGCCGGGCATGAGCAACAGCCTGCTGGCGCTGACCCTGGTCTTCGTGCCGCAGGTGGTGCGGGTCGCCGAAAGCGTCACCACCCAGGTGCGCCAGCTCGACTACATCGAGGCGGCGCGGATGAGCGGTGCCGGCGCCTTTTCGATCATCCGCGTGCATGTGCTGGGCAACGTGCTCGGCCCGGTTTTCGTCTATGCGACCGGCTTGCTCAGCGTCAGCATGATCCTCGCCTCAGGCCTCTCCTTCCTCGGTCTCGGCGTCAAGCCGCCAGAGCCGGAATGGGGCTTGATGCTCAACACGCTGCGCTCAGCAATCTACGTCAATCCCTGGATCGCGGCGCTGCCCGGCGCCCTGATCTTCGTCACTTCAATCGCATTCAATCTGCTCGCAGACAGCGTGCGCTCGGCCATGGACATCCGTCGATGAATACCTCCTCCTACTCCCAGGCTCCGGTTCAGGACCGGGGCGGTCCGGCCCAGCCGCTGCTGGTCGTGCGCAATCTCAGGAAATACTTCGCCGTACGCGGTCAACCGCTGGAAAAGAGCAAAAAGTTCGTCCATGCCGTCGATGGCGTCAGCTTCTCGGTGCCCAAGGGCAAGACGCTGGGCATTGTCGGCGAATCGGGCTGCGGCAAATCGACCACCGCCCGCCTGATCGCCCGGCTGATGGCCGCCGATTCGGGCAACATGGTGTTCGACGGCGAGGGTGTCGATGAATTCGGCGGCATCCGCTTGAAGGAATTCCGGCGCAGCCTGCAGATGGTTTTCCAGGACTCCTTCGCTTCGCTCAACCCGCGCCTGACCATCGCCGAAACCATCGCCTACGGCCCGCGCGTGCACGGCATGCCGGCCGCCGAGGCGATGCGCCAGGCGCACGCACTGCTGGCGCGCGTCGGTCTGGAACCTGCGCAGTTCGCCAGCCGCTATCCGCACGAGTTGTCCGGCGGCCAGCGCCAGCGCGTCAATATCGCCCGCGCCCTGGCCTTCGATCCGCGCCTGGTCATCCTCGACGAGGCCGTCGCAGCACTCGACAAGTCGGTGCAGGCGCAGGTGCTCAACCTGCTGCAGGAACTCAAGGCCGAGCGTCAGCTGACCTACCTGTTCATCTCGCATGACCTGCACGTGGTGCATTACATCTCCGACTACGTGATGGTGATGTACCTCGGCCAGGTCGTCGAAACCGGCCCGGTCGAGCGCATCTACGGCCAGGCGGCGCATCCCTACACGCGGGCGCTGCTCTCCGCTGTACCCTCGATGGACCCGGACAACCGGACGCAGGCTTCGCCGCTGGCCGGCGATCCGCCCAACCCGATCAACCCGCCGAGCGGCTGCCGCTTCCACGATCGCTGCCCGCATGCGCATCCGGTCTGCGCCGCCAAGGCGCCGCTGCTGATCGGCCTGCCCGGCGAGCCGGCGCATCAGGCCGCCTGCCATCTCAACGACCCGACTTCGGGTCATCCCGCTGCCCTTACGGAGGTTCAGCCATGACTACCCCCCTGGTTTCCCTGCAGGATCTGTCGGTGCAGTTTTGCGGCAGCCGTACCGCCAGTGCGCTGAACGAGGTCAACATCGAACTCGGCGCCGGCGAAGTGCTCGGTCTGCTCGGCGAGTCCGGCTCCGGCAAGAGCGTCACGCTGCGCACCCTGCTGCGCCTGCACCCGGAACGGACGACGAAAATCCAGGGCAAGATGCTGGTCGACGGCCAGGACGTGCTCGCCCTCAAGGGCCGGGCGCTCGATCTGTATCGCGGCGGCACGGTTTCCATGGTTTTCCAGGAACCCGGCCTGGCTTTCGATCCGGTCTACACCATCGGCCAGCAGATTACCGAGGCCATCCGCGCCCACGCCGCGGTCGATGAACAGGCGGCGCGCGCCCAGGCCCTGCAGATGCTTGAACGGGTGCAGATTCCGCAGGCAAAACGGCGTTTCGACGCCTATCCGCACGAACTGTCCGGCGGCATGCGCCAGCGCGCGATGATCGCGCTGGCCTTGGCCTGCCAGCCCAAGCTGCTGCTCGCCGACGAGCCGACCACGGCGCTCGACGCCACGGTACAGATCCAGATCCTGCTGCTGTTGCGCGAACTGCAGCGCGAAACCGGCATGTCGGTGATTTTCGTGACGCACGACATCGCCGCCGCCGTCGAAGTTGCCGACCGCATCGCTGTCATGTACGCCGGCCGCATCGTCGAACAGGGGCCGGTCAGCCAGATCGTCCGCGCGCCGCGTCATCCCTATACGGCCGGCCTGCTGGCCGCGACGGTCGGCACCGAGAACCGCGGGCAGCCGCTCTTGGCGGTGCCCGGTGCGCCGCCCAATCTGGCCGCATTGCCGCCCGGCTGCAGTTTCGCGCCGCGCTGTGTGCACGCCAGCGAACAATGCCGGCGCGAGGTGCCGCCCCTGCAATCGGTTGGCACGCAGGCGCTGGCTTGCTGGCATCCGCTCATGCCACTGGCGGAGGCTGCCTGATGAGTGTCCTTTCCTTTGAAGATGGCCGTGGCCGGGGCGGCCTGGCCGATGATGTCTGTCGCCGTATCGCCGATGAAATCGTTCTCGGCAACCTGGCACCCGGTTCGCGTCTCGACGAAGTCAGTCTGGCCGCCCGTTTCAACGTGTCGCGGACGCCGGTGCGCGAGGCGCTCAAGCAACTCGCCATCATGGGCCTGGTCGATACCCGGCCGAACCGCGGTTCGGTCGTTGCCGAGCTGACCGTCGACCAGCTTGACCAGATGTTCGAAGCGATCGGCGAGCTGGAGGCCGCTTGCGCCCGGCATGCCGCGCTGCGCATGACCGAGGCGGACCGCAGCCGCATGCGCGAACTGCATGCCGAGGGCAGGGCGGCGATGCAGGCGGGCGATATCGATCGCTACGATGCGGCCAATCTGGAACTGCACGCGACCATCATCCGCGGTTGCTACAACCCGGTGCTGATCGAACTGGCAACCAGCCTGCGCCACCGCGTCTCGCCCTTCCGCCGGACGCAGTTCCGCAATCTCGAGCGGATGGGCGAATCCTTTGAAGAGCATTCGGTGATCGTCGAAGCCATCCTTGCCCACGATGTCATCACCACTTACCGGGAGATGCGCTCGCATCTGCTCTCGGCACGCAGCGCCACCAATCGTGTTGCGCCGGCCTGGGGTCTCCCGTCCACCAGAAAACAAAACTTGAAGGGCTAATCGGCATGAAACCCATCCTCGCAACCCGTGGCGCCGTTGTCGCCTCGCATTCCCTCGCGGCCCAGGCCGGCCTCGACATCCTGCGCGACGGCGGCAACGCCATCGAGGCGACCATCGCCGTCGCCGCCACGCTGGCAGTGGTCTATCCACACATGACGGGCATCGGCGGCGACGGCTTCTGGCTGATGCATGCGCCGGGCCAGCCGATGCGTTCAATCGATGCCTGTGGCGCGGCCGGTGCTGGCGTCACTCGCGAACTTTACGGCAGCTTGACGAGCATTCCCTGGCGCGGCCCGCTGGCTGCCAATACGGTGGCCGGTACGCTCTCCGGCTGGGGCGCGGCCTACGAATTCAGTCGCCGCGAGTGGGGCGGTCGACTGCCTTTCGCCCGCCTGCTCGAAAGCGCCATTCACTATGCGCGTGAGGGCTTCCCGGTCACTCACAGCCAGGAAGAAAACACCCGCAACAAATTGGCGGAATTGCAGGCCCAGCCCGGCTTCGCTGACGCATTTCTGGTCGATGGCAAGGTCCCGGCCTATGGTCAGCGCCATCGTTTCCCGGCTCTCGCGGCGACGCTCGAACAACTGGCGCGGGCCGGTGCCGACGATTTCTATCGCGGCGAACTGGCGCAGCAGATCAGCGCCGACCTGGCCGCCGTCGGCAGTCCGATTACGGCAGCCGATCTCGCCCGCCACCTGGCCGAAATCAAGGCGCCGCTCGAGGTGCAGTTGTCCTGCGGCAAGGTCTACAACATGGCGCCGCCGACCCAGGGCCTGGCGTCGCTGCTCATCCTCGGCATCTACGACCGCATCCGCCAGGCCGGCTGGAGTCCGGACAACGTCGAAGGCATCCATGCGCTGGTCGAAGCCACCAAGCAGGCATTCATCGTGCGCGACAAGTACGTCACCGATCCGGCGGCGATGCAGATCGATCCGTCCGGTCTGCTCGGCGACTCGACCCTGGACGCGCTGGCTGACGCCGTGCCGCTCGGCAAGGCCAGTCCGTGGCCGGCGCCGAACTCGGATGGCGACACCACCTGGATGGGTGTCGTCGATGCCGAAGGCCGTGCGGTGAGCATGATCCAGAGCATCTACTTCGAATTCGGCAGCGGCGTTGTCCTGCCGCAGACCGGCATCTGGTGGCAGAACCGCGGCTGCTCCTTCGATCTGCGGCCGAACCAGTTGCGCAGCCTGGCGCCGGGGCGCAAACCCTTCCATACGCTGAACCCCGCGATGGCCCGCCTCGACGACGGCCGCCTGCTGGTATACGGCACGATGGGCGGCGAAGGCCAGCCGCAGACGCAAGCGGCCGTCTTCTCGCGTTACGTCTGGGGCGGCCACAATGTCCGTTCGGCGGTTGCCGCGCCGCGCTGGTTGCTGGGCCGGACCTGGGCGGAACAGAGTACGAGCTTGAAGCTGGAGTCGCGCTATGCACCGGAAATCATCGACAAATTGCGCGCGCTGGGCCACCCGGTCGAAGTGGCGGGCGATTTCGACGAGCGCATGGGGCACGCCGGGGCGCTTGTCCTGCATCCGGACGGCTGGATCGAGGGCGGCGAAGATCCACGCAGCGACGGCTGCGTCGCGGCCTGGTAGGCTGCCGCGCCCGGACTTCATCGAACCCCAACAAGGTCATTCAACATGAAATTCAAATTCGACTGGTTTCTCAAAGGCATGCTGGTCGCCGTCGCCCTTGCCTTCATCTGGCCGGCGCCCGGCGCCAAGGGCGGCTTCCTGCATCCGGAACTGCTCAACAAGATCGGTATCGCCCTGGTCTTCTTCCTCAACGGCCTGGGCCTCTCGCTGGCCTCGCTCAAGGATGGTGCCTTGCGCTGGAAGGTGCATCTGCTGATCCAGGCCAGCACCTTCCTCGTCTTCCCCGTCCTCGGCTGGCTGCTGCTCAAGGCTTCCGGCGGCTGGATGGCGGCCGACCTGCAGACAGGCTTCTTTTACCTGTGCGCGCTGCCGTCTACCGTTTCCTCATCGGTCGCGCTGACCGTGGCGGCACGCGGCAACGTGCCGGTTGCCGTTTTCAACGCCACCCTGTCGAGCCTGCTCGGCGTCGTCCTGACGCCGTTCTGGATGGCCTGGATACTTGGCAGCGGCGGGAGCGGCTTCGACGTCTGGCCGGTCATCATCGACCTGCTGCTCTGGCTGGTGCTGCCGCTGGTGCTCGGTCAGCTCTCGCGTCCGGCACTCGCTACCTGGGCCAGCCACAATAAAGGCCGTATCCAGATCGTCGACCGGCTGACCATCCTGACCCTGGTCTACACCTCCTTTGCCGATACGGTGAAGGAGGGCGTCTGGTCCAACTACGGCCCGCTCATCCTGCTCGAAACCATCGTCGGCAGTACGCTCCTGTTCGCGATCGTCCTTGCCCTGACCCGCCTGCTCGGTCGCCTGCTCGGCCTGCCGATCGAAGACCGGATCGCGGCCGTCTTCTGCGGTTCGAAAAAAACGCTGGCCTCCGGCGTGCCTATGGCCCATCTCATCTTCGGCGCCAATCCGGCGCTCGGCCTGATCCTGATGCCGATCATGATCTACCACCCCCTGCAACTGGCGGTCGGCGGCGTGCTGGCACAGCGCTGGGCTGGGCGGGAGTCGCCGGTGTCCTAGTTGTCCGGCCGGCGATCAACAAAAAGCCCCGCACTTTGGCGGGGCTTTTTCAATTCGGTCCGACTGACTTGGTTTATTGCGATCATTCGGATTGTCGGGCGTATTGATAGGTGATCTGTGACGTAGAAGTATGGTCTGTAGGGGGTGGTATTCGGCCGTAGTAGACGTTGAAGTACTGATCCGACTAGGACGGGAATGTATTGGGAAGCTGCCATTCGCCAATGAGCAACCGTTATCGCTAGCTTGGGAACAAAAAGTTCCACCATTAAACTACACCCGCTCGAGTCACATTCAGAAAGGTTGATGAAATTGTTGCCTATCTAAGACAAACCATCCAGTTACTTACGTGTTGGATGATAGATTATTTCATTTTTCAGAGCATCAAACAAACAAAATAAATGAGAAAAACACGGAGCCATAAAATAAATGCAGTAATAAATATAGAGAGGTATAGGTACAAACCATCGGATAACTACACTCATTCTCGTGATCCGTGAAGTATTTGGTGAGGTTCTTGGGAGGTCTTCCTGCAGCATTCAAGAATCTGGGAAATCGACTCCTAACGACCAGAATCAAGATAGCCACAGGAATCAATCCGACAAACGAAAAAAACAAAAAATATTGCTTGGCATCTATGATTTCTACTGCAATTGATGCGTCAAATATTTTTGATAGAAAAACATTTAGCAAATAGAAAAATCCAGGGAACAAAAACACTAAAGAAGTCGGTGCTAATTTTAGCCACCATAACCATTTTTCAAGAGTCATTTGCTTTGTCTATGGCGGAGCCATTAAAAAGAATTTAATTCAACTCGCCGAGGGAAAATGTCTAACACGACTTTTCGTTAAGTTGGCACATCAGTCGATCAATAACGGAGGCGCCTTCGTAGTAAGTGACTGGATGGCTTGTCTTAGATAGACAACAATTTCATCAACCTTTCTGAAGTTGAATCGGGCGGGTGTAGTTTAATGGTTTCCAACCAAATAACGAGGGTTCTATTACTTTCACCCGCTCCACTTGCCCAGCCACCGATCAACGTTCAGTGACATCTATTCTGTCATTCCCAAGCTAGTGATAGCGGTTGAACATTGGCGAATGGCAGCTTCCCGACCACATCCCCGCCCTAGTCGGATCGGCGCTTCAACGTCAGCTTTGGCCGAATTCCGGAAGTTCAAAAAGAGAGGCCCGGCAATTGCTGGGCCTCTCTTATATCAATTGTCCGACAGACTTTATTCTCGCCCGACAGACTTTATTATTTCCGATCAGCGTTTTACCAGTTCGGTTCGCGCTCCGGCGTTGCCGTGATCTTGTGGATGCTGAGGTCGGCGCCGTCGTATTCTTCTTCCTGGTCGAGGCGGATGCCGAACAGGCGCTTCAGGGTGCCGTACACCAGCGTGCCGCCGACCAGGGCGACGCAGATGGCCATCGCGGTCATGATCAGTTGCGGCATGAAGGCGATGCCGCCGGCGCCGCCCAAGGCCTTGCTGCCGAAGATGCCGGCGGCGATGCCGCCCCAGGCGCCGCACAGGCCGTGCAGCGGCCAGACGCCGAGCACGTCGTCGATCTTCCAGCGGTTCTGGGTCAGCGTGAACATGATCACGAACAGGGCGCCGGCAATGCCGCCGACGGCCAGGGCACCGATCGGGTGCATGATGTCGGAGCCGGCACAGACGGCAACCAGGCCAGCGAGCGGGCCGTTATGCACGAAGCCGGGGTCGTTCTTGCCGAGCACCATGGCGACCAGCGTGCCGCCGACCATGGCCATCAGCGAGTTGAGGGCGACCAGGCCGGAGATCTTGTCGAGCGTCTGCGCACTCATGACGTTGAAGCCAAACCAGCCGACGGTCAGGATCCAGGCGCCGAGCGCGAGGAAGGGAATCGATGACGGCGGGTGGGCCGAGATGCGGCCATCCTTGCTGTAGCGGCCGTAGCGTGGGCCGAGCAGGAGCACGGCGGGCAGGGCGATCCAGCCGCCCATGGCATGCACTACGACGGAGCCGGCAAAGTCGTGGAACTCTTCGCCAAAGGTCGCTTTCAGCCAGGCCTGGATGCCGAAGGCCTGGTTCCAGGCGATGCCTTCGAAGAAGGGATAGACGAAGCCGACGAGCAGGAAGGTGGCGGCCAGTTGCGGATGGAACTTGGCGCGCTCGGCGATGCCGCCCGAGATGATGGCCGGGATGGCGGCGGCGAAGGTGAGCAGGAAGAAGAACTTGGTCAGTTCGAAGCCGTTTTTTTCCATCAGCGTTTCGACGCCGGTGAAGAAATGCGTGCCGTAGGCGATGCCGTAGCCGATGAAGAAATAGGCGATGGTCGAGATGCCGAAGTCGGTCAGGATCTTGACCAGGGCATTGACCTGGTTTTTCTTGCGGACAGTGCCGACTTCGAGAAAGGCAAAGCCGGCATGCATGGCCAGCACCATGATGGCGCCGAGCAGGATGAACAGCACGTTGCTGCTTGATTGATACGCTTCCATGAAACCCCCAATTCAAAAGACCGGCTGAGGAAAGCAAGCACCATTCCAGTGCGCGCTTTCCTTTTCAAATCAGTGCGTTATTTTTCTGTGTTTGATGAAATAAGCACCCATATGGTGCGTGTTTTAACTAATGTGCAATCGATTGGTGCGTGCTTGCCTTATTTGAGTGCAGCCTCGGGCGGCAGCAGCAACCAGATGCGTCCGGACTGTTTCATGCGTCCGGCCTGTTCGCCGGCTTCCTTGCCGAAGCCCCAAAAAAAGTCGGCGCGCACCGCACCCTTGATCGCGCCGCCGGTGTCTTGCGCCATCACCAGGCGGTTCAGCGGCTGCGCCGAATTGGGGCGGGTGGTGGCGAGGAAGGCCGGCGCGCCGAGCGGCACCGAGCGCGGGTCGATGGCGATGCTGCGCTCGGGTGTCAGTGGCACGCCGAGGGCACCGACCGGGCCGTCCTTGCTGTTCGCGACTTCGCGGAAGAAGACGTAGCTCGGGTTGCTGTTGAGCAGGTCGTTGAGGCGGGCCGGATTGGCGCGCGCCCAGTTCTGGATGCCCTGCATCGAGGCTTCTTCGAGCTTCAGTTCGCCACGCTCGACCAACACCCTGCCGATCGACTGGTAGGGGTGGCCGTTCTGGTCGGCGTAGTTGAGGCGGACCTGGCTGCCGTCCTGGAGCTGGACGCGGCCGGAGCCCTGGACCTGCAGGAAGAAGAGCTCGACCGCATCGTCAACGTAGAGCAGGGTGCGGCCGGGCAGGCGGTCGCCACGCGCGCTGATTTCAGCGCGCGACCAGTAGGGCACGACCTTGTTGCCTTCGAGGCGGCCGCGCACACGCTTGTCCTTGAGTTCGGGGAAGACGGCGGAGAGATCGATGGTCAGCAGGTCGTCGGGTACGCCGCGCACCGGTTGCTCGAAGCCGCGTGTCGCCTGCCGGCTGCCGCGCAGCAACGGCTCGTAATAGCCGGTGACCAGGCCATTCGGGTTCGCGTCGGCGGCGAGGATGGCGTAGGGGCGCAGGTGGTTTTCGAAGAACTGGCGGGCGTCCTTGCTGCTCAGGCTGGGGCCGGCGGCTTTGGCCAGGTCGCAGACGCGCTTCCAGGCCGGGCCGTGCGGTTTGCTCGCCATGCCGCGGCAGGATTGCAGGAAGGCGGGCCAGGCGGCAGCGTGGTCGTCATCGGCCCAGCCTGGTAGCTCGTTCCAGGTGCCGGCTTGCAGGCTGCGCGAGAAAGCGGCGGGGGCGGTTGGCGCCGGGGCGGGGGCCGGTGCGGCGACGGTAACGGCGGGCGGGCAGCTCGGACAGGCGGCGCAGGGCGCGCAGGCGGCTGGTGCTTCACTGAACGGAATGCTGCTGCAGCCGGCGAGCAGGGCGGCCGCGAGTACGGTCAGGGAGAGAAATGCAGCTTGGAGTTTTGGCATGGCTTTCGTTAGAGTTCGCAATTCGCCGCGAAGTATAAAACGATCATGCCCAACACTCCTCCGCTTGAACGCCTGCTTGCCCGGGCCGAAGCCGTCCTCGCCCGTTTCGAGGCGACCCTGCCGCCGCTTTCGCCGCTGCCCGACTGGAACGCCGCCGTTGCTTTCCGCTGGCGCAAGCGCGACGGGCGCGGCTGGCTGCAGCCGGTGCCGCATCCGCACCCGATCCGCCTCGCCGATCTCGAGAATGTCGACGACCAGAAGGCGCGCATCACGCTCAATACGCAGCAGTTCGTCGCCGGCCATGGCGCCAACAACGTCCTGCTGACCGGTGCCCGCGGTTGCGGCAAGTCGTCGCTGGTCAAGGCGGTGCTCAACGAGTTCAGCGCCCAGGGCCTGCGCCTGATCGAGGTGGACAAGGACGATCTGGTCGATCTGCTCGATATTGTCGATGTGTTGGACGGTCGGCCGGAAAAATTCATCATTTTCTGCGATGACCTCTCCTTCGAAGCCGGCGAAACCGCCTACAAGGCGCTGAAGACGGTGCTCGACGGCTCGATCGCGGCGCCGCCCGACAATGTGTTGATCTACGCGACCTCGAACCGGCGTCACCTGTTGCCGGAGTATTTTTCCGAGAACCTGGAGACGACGCGGGTCAATGAGGAAATCCATCCCGGCGAGGCGACCGAGGAAAAAATCTCGCTGTCCGAGCGCTTCGGTCTGTGGATTTCGTTTTACCCGTTCAGCCAGGACGATTACCTGGCCATCGTTTATCACTGGCTGCGCGAGTTCGGCGTCAGCGAGGCGGTGATTGCTGCCTGCGAGCGCGATGCGCTGAACTGGGCGCTCGGTCGCGGCTCGCGTTCCGGTCGTGTCGCCTGGCAGTTCGCGCGCGATCTGGCCGGCCAGCAGGCGGGGACGGCTGCGCGATGAGCAAGATCGTCCAGGTTGCGGCTGCCGTCATGCTGCGCGCCGACGGGCGCGAGTTCCTGCTGGCGCAGCGGCCGGAAGGCAAAGTCTATGCAGGCTACTGGGAGTTTCCCGGCGGCAAGGTCGAGCCGGGTGAAAATTATCGTCAGGCGCTGATCCGCGAATTGCAGGAAGAGCTCGGCATCACGGTGACCGAGTGTTCGCCCTGGCTGACGCGCGAATTCACCTATCCGCATGCCACGGTGCGCCTGGAATTCTGGCGTGTCACGGCGTGGACCGGTGAGATCGGCATTACCGCGCCGCTGGAGCATTCAGCGGTCGACTGGCTGGAAATGGGCAAAACGCCGCATGTCGCGCCCATCCTGCCGGCCAATGGCCCGATCCTGAAGGGCCTGGCCTTGCCGACCAGCATGGCGATCACGCAGGGCGAAGTGGAAGGTGTCGAGCGCCAGCTGGAGCGCCTCGAAGAAGCCCTGGCCGGTGGCCTGCGCCTGATCCAGATGCGTGACAAGGGCTGGCCGGCGGCGCAGCGCCTGTGGTTTGCCGAAAGCGTCGTGCGTCTGGCGCGTGAGCATGGCGCGCTGGTCGTCATCAACGATAGCGAGGAGATTGCGCGCATGGTCGGGGCGGATGGTGTGCATCTGTCGGCAGCCAGTTTGGCCAAATGTGCCGTGCGGCCCGATTTTGCCTGGGTCGGCGCTTCCTGCCACACGGCCGGGGAAATCCGCCGGGCCGGCGAACTGGCGCTGGATTACGCGTTGTTCGGCCCGGTTTTGCCGACGCAGACGCATCCGGAGGCGAACGGGCTGGGCTGGGACGGGTTTGCCGCCCAGCTGGCTGGCAACACGCTGCCGGTTTTTGCGTTGGGTGGGATGCAAAAGGCAATGTTGGGCGAAGCGCAGGCGCATGGTGCGCACGGCATCGCCATGCTGCGCGGCTGGTAGTTGCCGGGAGCGACCCGGTCAGCCGCGGTCGTCGTCGGGAACGGTCAGAGCGGGGTCTTCGGGATCGACCGCAACCGGAATCCGGTAGCTTTCGCTGGCCCAGGCGCCGAGATCAATCTGCTTGCAGCGTTCGGAACAGAACGGGCGCCACCGATTTTCCGGGGCCCACAGCGCATCCTGGCCGCATTGCGGGCAGCGGACTTTGCGTGCTGTCATCAGAGATTGCAGAAGGTGAGTTTGAAGCTGACGTCGCGGTCGCAGCCCTTGGCCTTGATTTCCCCGGTCGGCGGCTTGGTGAAGCGGATGTTCAGGAAGTACTTGTTGGCGCTGACTTCCGGGATCGCCTGTTCTTCCGTTTCCAGCGTGACGCGCACCATCTGTGCAGCCGAGCCGCCGAGGTTGAGCTGGAACTGGCCATGCACGGCGGCATGCTGTTTCGGGCTACCGCTCGAGCGCAGCAGGCGCAGCACGATGGCGGCGGCGTCGCGCAGCGGCAACAGTGGCTTGGTCCAGCCGTCGAGCGATTCGCGGCGGGCATCCGGGCTGCGGTGCAGCCACCAGTGATAGGACGGCAGGTCGAATTCGCAGACGCCACCGGGAATCACGGCGCGGCTCTTGATACCCATCAACCAGTCGTTTTCACGCAGGTACTGGCCGATCTTGCCGGTCATGCTGAGCAGCGCGGCGGATGACTGTTCGATTTCGTAGAGGGCGCCGGACAGCGCTTCTTCGGAAATGTCGGGGTTGTTGCGGTAGGCGAGCAGCGTCTGGCGCTGGCGTTCGAGTTCCTGGATCAGGTCCATCTTGAGGTCGGCGCGGCCGGCCACTTCAAGAATTTCGAACAGGGTGACGAGGGCTGTGTGGTGCTCCAGCTGGCCATCGGCCTGAGCGAAATGGGCGGTTTTTTCGAACAGATCCTCAAGGCGCAGCAGGGTGCGGATGCGCTCGTTGAAAGGATATTCGTAAGTAATCACGCGACCTTGGGTCCGAAGATGGAAAATTGTCCTAATTCTGAGCTATTTGCAGGCAAATCTCAACAGTTTGCTTTAGCTATTTCTGCCGATAGTCGTAGATACTTTGCGTGCAGGCGGGAAACCTGTTGCTGCAGGTTGATTAGGTCGGCGTCGTTGTGCACGACATCGTCCGCCACGCGCAGGCGTTCGACCCGTGTTGCCTGGGCGGCCATGATCGCGGTGACCTCGGCTTCACTGAGGCCATTGCGGCTCATTACCCGGTGTACCTGCAGGCTTTCCGGGCAATCGACAACGACAATCCGCTGGCAGCGCTCGCGATAGCTGTTGCTCTCGACGAGCAGCGGCACGGCGAGAATCACGTAGGGGGCGTTGGCCGCAGCGCAGCGCTCGCTCGAAATCTGGCGGATCAGCGGATGCAGGATGTCTTCCAGCTGCTTGCGTGCCGTGGTGTCGGAAAAGATCAGCTGGCGCATCGCATTGCGGTCGAGCGCGCCGCTGGCATCCGCCACGCTCGGGCCGAAGGCAGCGAGCAGCAGCGGCATTGCGGCGCCGCCCGGTCCGGTCAGCTCGTGCGCGATGGCGTCGGTGTCGACCAGCGCTGCCCCGGCGGCGACAAAGAGATCGCTTACCGTGCTCTTGCCGCTGCCGATGCCGCCAGTCAGGCCGACGATGAAGTCGCTCACTTGCAGTCCTCGGGCGGCGGCTTGAGCTTGCTGGCAGCGATCAGGGCGTCGCGTTCTGCGAGCGGGCCGCTGGCTTCGACGCGGACAGTGCTGTCCTTGCCCGGGCGCGGTCCAGAGCGGGCCGATTTGACGCCCTTGCCCTTCAACTCGGTCAACCTTTCCTGGGCGCCCTTTTCCGCCGAGAAGACGCCGAGCGAGATGCCGTACTGGCTGGGGCCGCTTTCCTGGATGATGAAATAGTCCTCGACGCCCAGCTGGCGCAGTTCGCCGGCCTTCTTTTCCGCATCCGCCTTGCTCGGCAGGGGCGGAATGAAGACCCACCAGCCATTGCCTTCGCCGGCGATGGTTTTCTTGCTGCTCTTGAATGCGGTGAATTTCTCGCCGATCAGTGTGCTCAGGCGATCGGCGGCAGCCGGTGCGAGGTTGTCCCAGCGCAGGCAGGTCTTCTCGATCACCGGTTCCGGCTTGGTTTCCGGTTCCGGCGCCGGGGCGGCCGGTGCTTCGGCTACTTTGACCGGCGGTGCTTCGCCGCGCGAGACCAGGTGCATC carries:
- a CDS encoding bile acid:sodium symporter family protein; protein product: MKFKFDWFLKGMLVAVALAFIWPAPGAKGGFLHPELLNKIGIALVFFLNGLGLSLASLKDGALRWKVHLLIQASTFLVFPVLGWLLLKASGGWMAADLQTGFFYLCALPSTVSSSVALTVAARGNVPVAVFNATLSSLLGVVLTPFWMAWILGSGGSGFDVWPVIIDLLLWLVLPLVLGQLSRPALATWASHNKGRIQIVDRLTILTLVYTSFADTVKEGVWSNYGPLILLETIVGSTLLFAIVLALTRLLGRLLGLPIEDRIAAVFCGSKKTLASGVPMAHLIFGANPALGLILMPIMIYHPLQLAVGGVLAQRWAGRESPVS
- a CDS encoding ammonium transporter, whose product is MEAYQSSSNVLFILLGAIMVLAMHAGFAFLEVGTVRKKNQVNALVKILTDFGISTIAYFFIGYGIAYGTHFFTGVETLMEKNGFELTKFFFLLTFAAAIPAIISGGIAERAKFHPQLAATFLLVGFVYPFFEGIAWNQAFGIQAWLKATFGEEFHDFAGSVVVHAMGGWIALPAVLLLGPRYGRYSKDGRISAHPPSSIPFLALGAWILTVGWFGFNVMSAQTLDKISGLVALNSLMAMVGGTLVAMVLGKNDPGFVHNGPLAGLVAVCAGSDIMHPIGALAVGGIAGALFVIMFTLTQNRWKIDDVLGVWPLHGLCGAWGGIAAGIFGSKALGGAGGIAFMPQLIMTAMAICVALVGGTLVYGTLKRLFGIRLDQEEEYDGADLSIHKITATPEREPNW
- the mltA gene encoding murein transglycosylase A: MPKLQAAFLSLTVLAAALLAGCSSIPFSEAPAACAPCAACPSCPPAVTVAAPAPAPAPTAPAAFSRSLQAGTWNELPGWADDDHAAAWPAFLQSCRGMASKPHGPAWKRVCDLAKAAGPSLSSKDARQFFENHLRPYAILAADANPNGLVTGYYEPLLRGSRQATRGFEQPVRGVPDDLLTIDLSAVFPELKDKRVRGRLEGNKVVPYWSRAEISARGDRLPGRTLLYVDDAVELFFLQVQGSGRVQLQDGSQVRLNYADQNGHPYQSIGRVLVERGELKLEEASMQGIQNWARANPARLNDLLNSNPSYVFFREVANSKDGPVGALGVPLTPERSIAIDPRSVPLGAPAFLATTRPNSAQPLNRLVMAQDTGGAIKGAVRADFFWGFGKEAGEQAGRMKQSGRIWLLLPPEAALK
- a CDS encoding ATP-binding protein codes for the protein MPNTPPLERLLARAEAVLARFEATLPPLSPLPDWNAAVAFRWRKRDGRGWLQPVPHPHPIRLADLENVDDQKARITLNTQQFVAGHGANNVLLTGARGCGKSSLVKAVLNEFSAQGLRLIEVDKDDLVDLLDIVDVLDGRPEKFIIFCDDLSFEAGETAYKALKTVLDGSIAAPPDNVLIYATSNRRHLLPEYFSENLETTRVNEEIHPGEATEEKISLSERFGLWISFYPFSQDDYLAIVYHWLREFGVSEAVIAACERDALNWALGRGSRSGRVAWQFARDLAGQQAGTAAR
- a CDS encoding Nudix family hydrolase, whose protein sequence is MSKIVQVAAAVMLRADGREFLLAQRPEGKVYAGYWEFPGGKVEPGENYRQALIRELQEELGITVTECSPWLTREFTYPHATVRLEFWRVTAWTGEIGITAPLEHSAVDWLEMGKTPHVAPILPANGPILKGLALPTSMAITQGEVEGVERQLERLEEALAGGLRLIQMRDKGWPAAQRLWFAESVVRLAREHGALVVINDSEEIARMVGADGVHLSAASLAKCAVRPDFAWVGASCHTAGEIRRAGELALDYALFGPVLPTQTHPEANGLGWDGFAAQLAGNTLPVFALGGMQKAMLGEAQAHGAHGIAMLRGW
- a CDS encoding DNA gyrase inhibitor YacG, producing the protein MTARKVRCPQCGQDALWAPENRWRPFCSERCKQIDLGAWASESYRIPVAVDPEDPALTVPDDDRG